A single window of Zea mays cultivar B73 chromosome 10, Zm-B73-REFERENCE-NAM-5.0, whole genome shotgun sequence DNA harbors:
- the LOC100502408 gene encoding uncharacterized protein LOC100502408 gives MPRSGGGGNGGGISSSSRVMPNLPAGFRFHPTDEELMVHYLMRQAASMPCPVPIIAEVNIYQCNPWDLPAKALFGDKEWFFFSPRDRKYPNGARPNRAAGSGYWKATGTDKAILSSSTPTSHGGANIVVGVKKALVFYGGRPPKGTKTDWIMHEYRLSGAADDDCKGSTRRRVSSSSSSSMRLDDWVLCRIHKKSNDFQLSSSSEHEHEQEEPAAGGSATTVEELDALVVVDNSSSSDTTTTTITTNDNNSTETAATHHDPQTMMMLSKSCSLTDLLDSIDYAALSSQMLLLDAPHPHADDPPPHMVYYPPAASATHQQAIIANNTNSNDDYYDDDNLLPTAAATAVDAAAAAVLLSSSPADTNGVNKRKRVTAVDYYGAAEPPTFFHHHLDDGGNSFFSTTKKLKPPPPSDSRHGGHFGTATASSYRDSQQLVDSASSSGVFFHQYGYGYSSSNPFLNLNQQQQLLLNSHIGMQ, from the exons ATGCCGagaagcggcggcggcggcaatggcggtggcattagtagtagtagtagggtgaTGCCCAACCTCCCGGCCGGGTTCCGCTTCCACCCCACGGACGAGGAGCTCATGGTGCACTACCTCATGAGGCAGGCCGCCTCCATGCCGTGCCCCGTCCCCATCATCGCCGAGGTCAACATCTACCAGTGCAACCCCTGGGATCTCCCTG CCAAGGCATTGTTCGGCGACAAGGAGTGGTTTTTCTTCAGCCCCCGGGACCGCAAGTACCCCAACGGCGCCCGCCCCAACCGCGCCGCCGGGTCCGGGTACTGGAAGGCCACCGGCACCGACAAGGCCATCCTGTCGTCGTCCACGCCCACGAGCCACGGcggcgccaacatcgtcgtcggcGTCAAGAAGGCGCTCGTCTTCTACGGCGGCAGGCCGCCCAAGGGCACCAAGACGGACTGGATCATGCACGAGTACCGCCTCTCGGGCGCGGCGGACGACGactgcaagggcagcaccaggcgCAGAGTgtcttcctcctcgtcgtcctccaTGAGG CTGGACGACTGGGTGCTGTGCAGGATCCACAAGAAGAGCAACGATTTCCAGTTGTCGTCGTCGTCGGAGCATGAGCACGAGCAGGaggagccggcggcgggcggctcaGCGACGACTGTGGAGGAACTAGACGCTCTCGTCGTCGtcgacaacagcagcagcagcgacaccaccaccaccaccatcaccaCCAACGACAACAACTCTACTGAAACAGCTGCGACTCATCACGATCCTCAGACGATGATGATGCTGAGCAAGTCGTGCTCGCTCACCGACCTCCTCGACAGCATCGACTACGCGGCGCTCTCCTCGCagatgctcctcctcgacgcgccccACCCCCACGCTGATGACCCGCCGCCACACATGGTCTACTACCCACCGGCGGCGTCGGCGACGCACCAGCAAGCAATAATAGCTAATAACACCAACAGTAATGACGACTACTATGACGACGACAACTTGTTGccgactgctgctgctactgcggtagacgcggcggcggcggcggtgctaCTCAGCTCGTCGCCTGCAGACACCAACGGTGTGAACAAGAGGAAGCGAGTGACGGCCGTGGACTACTACGGCGCCGCTGAACCGCCGACCTTCTTCCACCACCACCTCGATGATGGCGGCAACAGCTTCTTCAGTACGACCAAGAAGCTCAAGCCGCCGCCGCCAAGTGATTCGAGGCATGGCGGCCATTTCGGCACCGCCACAGCGAGCAGCTACCGCGACAGCCAGCAGCTCGTGGACAGCGCGAGCAGCAGCGGCGTCTTCTTCCATCAGTATGGGTACGGCTACAGCAGCAGCAACCCGTTCTTGAACttgaaccagcagcagcagctgctacTCAACAGCCACATCGGGATGCAGTAG
- the LOC100285531 gene encoding Probable arabinosyltransferase ARAD1, translated as MAPRGRTLLPLAAATVLVASTIFLFAAAGARWRPADTDLPVPPHAFPTAVPAAVTASSYSNATAGKELSFLDENGRPDDPSSASASSSTSGATPAAGVVRCDPRDAVRVFMYDMPPEFHFGLLGWSPPSPDSVWPDVTAASPPPRYPGGLNQQHSVEYWLTLDLLSSSPPCGRHSAVRVSDSRDADLVFVPFFASLSYNRHYRPVPPEKVSRDRVLQEKLVRYLAARPEWRRYGGADHVIVAHHPNSLLHARAVLHPAVFVLSDFGRYPPRVASLEKDVIAPYKHMAKTYANDSAGFDDRPTLLYFRGAIYRKEGGSIRQELYYMLKEEKDVYFSFGSVQDHGASKASQGMHSSKFCLNIAGDTPSSNRLFDAIVTHCVPVIISDDIELPYEDVLDYSKFSIFVRSSDAVKKGYLMRLLSGVSKQQWTKMWDRLKEVDKHFEYQYPSQKDDAVQMIWQALSRKVPSIKLKVHRSNRFSRSNRGK; from the exons ATGGCGCCCCGCGGCCGCACCCTCCTCCCGCTCGCCGCGGCCACCGTCCTCGTCGCTTCCACCATCTTCCTCTTCGCCGCCGCCGGTGCGCGCTGGCGGCCCGCCGACACCGACCTCCCCGTCCCGCCACACGCCTTCCCCACGGCCGTCCCCGCGGCCGTGACCGCTTCTTCTTACTCCAACGCCACCGCCGGCAAGGAGCTCTCCTTTCTCGACGAGAACGGCCGCCCCGATGACCCCTCCTCCGCCTCAGCATCCAGCTCCACCTCCGGCGCCACCCCGGCCGCTGGTGTCGTCAGATGTGACCCCCGCGACGCCGTCAGGGTATTCATGTACGACATGCCGCCCGAGTTCCACTTCGGCCTCCTCGGCTGGTCGCCGCCGTCCCCTGACTCCGTCTGGCCAGACGTCACCGCCGCCTCCCCGCCGCCGCGCTACCCCGGGGGGCTCAACCAGCAGCACAGCGTGGAGTACTGGCTCACGCTCGACCTCCTCTCCTCCTCGCCCCCCTGCGGCCGTCACTCCGCAGTGCGGGTCTCCGATTCCCGCGATGCCGACCTCGTCTTCGTCCCCTTCTTCGCGTCCCTCAGCTACAATCGCCACTACCGGCCCGTGCCGCCCGAGAAGGTCAGCAGGGACAGGGTCCTCCAGGAGAAGCTGGTGCGGTACCTCGCGGCGCGGCCGGAGTGGAGGAGGTACGGTGGTGCCGACCACGTCATCGTCGCGCACCACCCCAACAGCTTGCTGCACGCCCGGGCGGTGCTGCACCCCGCCGTGTTCGTGCTGTCAGACTTCGGGAGGTACCCTCCGAGGGTAGCTAGCTTGGAGAAGGATGTCATTGCGCCCTACAAGCACATGGCTAAGACGTACGCCAATGACTCGGCCGGGTTCGATGACCGGCCGACCCTGTTATACTTCCGTGGAGCAATTTACAGGAAGGAG GGAGGGAGCATTCGACAGGAGCTATATTATATGCTCAAAGAAGAAAAGGATGTTTACTTTTCCTTTGGAAGTGTCCAGGACCATGGGGCCAGCAAAGCTAGCCAAGGAATGCACTCATCAAAATTTTGCCTAAATATTGCTGGGGACACCCCTTCTTCCAATCGTCTGTTTGATGCGATAGTTACCCACTGTGTCCCTGTTATCATCAGTGACGACATTGAGCTACCTTATGAGGATGTGTTGGATTATTCAAAATTCTCCATCTTTGTCCGTTCGTCTGATGCTGTTAAGAAAGGTTACCTGATGAGACTGCTCAGTGGTGTAAGCAAGCAACAATGGACAAAGATGTGGGATAGGCTCAAAGAGGTGGATAAACATTTTGAGTATCAGTATCCATCACAGAAGGATGATGCAGTCCAGATGATCTGGCAAGCATTGTCTAGAAAGGTGCCATCAATTAAGCTGAAGGTTCACAGATCTAATAGATTTTCAAGATCTAACAGAGGAAAATAA
- the LOC100284613 gene encoding 40S ribosomal protein S16, giving the protein MGPVLKRPTPGTVQCFGRKKTAVAVAYTKPGRGMIKVNGVPIELLRPEMLRLKAMEPVLLAGRSRFKDIDMRIRVRGGGKTSQIYAIRQAVAKGLVAYYQKYVDEAAKKEIKDIFMRYERTLLVADPRRCEPKKFGGRGARARFQKSYR; this is encoded by the coding sequence ATGGGTCCCGTGCTGAAGCGCCCGACCCCGGGCACAGTGCAGTGTTTCGGGCGCAAGAAGACGGCCGTGGCCGTGGCCTACACGAAGCCAGGCCGAGGGATGATCAAGGTGAACGGCGTCCCGATCGAGCTGCTCCGTCCCGAGATGCTGCGGCTCAAGGCCATGGAGCCCGTGCTGCTGGCGGGGCGGTCCAGGTTCAAGGACATCGACATGCGGATCCGCGTGCGCGGCGGCGGGAAGACGTCGCAGATCTACGCCATCCGCCAGGCCGTCGCCAAGGGTCTCGTGGCATACTACCAGAAGTACGTCGACGAGGCGGCGAAAAAGGAGATCAAGGACATCTTCATGCGCTACGAGCGCACCCTCCTCGTCGCCGACCCCCGCCGCTGCGAGCCCAAGAAGTTCGGCGGCCGCGGCGCCCGCGCCAGGTTCCAGAAGTCCTACCGCTGA
- the LOC103640683 gene encoding trigger factor-like protein TIG, Chloroplastic yields the protein MELATVAAAVASAAARPHGPFSSPRAVSASVSWTSLSLAYTSRCLSSTSSRRRLRWLPVTSAAVELREATAGGGDSLRVTKTPQPGSSVKFSVEVPTSIIHECYQSTLQEYAKRVKVPGFRPGKTIPENVLINYVGPQHVQDATIEAILKHTLPQALSSVEERALEDSVRILTQFDDMRNSFSLDNVFRYDVAVDVAPEVRWLSEDKYRNLKVVVEIDEAVDAEKAAEKELQRRHKALGLLRIVADRGLQIGDLVVLDIFAESINNDGSRGEKISSAESTGFHLDTEENSNLVPGFLGSLIGIRAGETRSFPIQFPESFERESLRGVRAQFTVVCKELFYRELPVMDDSLAVKLLPGCTTIDEVRERILKRCKEVEKTAIEQATDNAILDQLGKLVEVDVPRALFQEQGQQLYGAKLLQLQAERKLDKDQLASLSTKRSVQAYLEDEKENITRIIKQMLAVGDIFKSENLQYSTDQLVKEVENSIAEFKQYNQDYDEDNIRQQVQDVLEAAKVLEWLKENCSVEYIRR from the exons ATGGAGCTCGCCACCGTCGCCGCTGCAGTCGCCTCCGCCGCTGCGCGCCCGCACGGGCCTTTCTCCTCTCCCCGCGCAGTCTCTGCCTCCGTCTCGTGGACCAGTCTCTCGCTCGCCTACACCTCCCGCTGTCTCTCCTCCACGTCCTCGCGACGGCGGCTGCGCTGGCTCCCCGTCACCTCGGCCGCCGTGGAGCTCCGCGAGGCCACTGCCGGGGGCGGAGACTCGCTCCGTGTCACCAAGACGCCGCAGCCTGGATCCAGT GTTAAGTTCAGCGTGGAGGTGCCTACTTCCATCATTCACGAGTGCTACCAATCCACGCTACAGGAGTACGCCAAACGTGTTAAG GTTCCTGGATTTCGGCCTGGGAAGACCATTCCAGAAAACGTTCTTATAAACTATGTAGGACCGCAACATGTACAGGATGCCACGATTGAAGCTATCTTAAAACATACGCTTCCTCAAGCACTGTCCTCG GTAGAGGAGAGGGCATTAGAAGATTCTGTTCGCATTCTGACTCAATTTGATGATATGAGAAATTCTTTCTCACTCGACAATGTGTTTAG ATATGATGTTGCTGTGGATGTTGCCCCTGAAGTCCGATGGTTATCTGAAGACAAATATAGGAACCTCAAAGTTGTCGTTGAAATAGATGAAGCTGTTGATGCGGAAAAGGCGGCAGAGAAAGAGCTTCAGCGTCGTCATAAAGCTCTAGGCTTACTTAGAATTGTGGCTGACAGAGGCCTCCAG ATTGGTGATCTGGTGGTGCTGGATATATTTGCGGAAAGCATTAACAATGATGGCTCTAGAGGTGAAAAAATTTCATCGGCTGAGAGTACAG GTTTCCACTTGGACACTGAGGAAAATAGTAACCTTGTTCCTGGATTTCTTGGTTCGTTGATTGGGATTCGTGCTGGTGAGACTAGATCATTTCCTATCCAGTTCCCCGAGTCATTTGAGCGAGAAAGTCTACGAGGTGTCCGTGCACAGTTTACT GTTGTGTGTAAAGAGCTGTTCTACAGAGAGTTGCCAGTAATGGATGACTCACTTGCTGTAAAGCTTCTTCCAGGATGCACTACAATAGACGAG GTTCGAGAGCGTATTTTGAAAAGATGTAAAGAAGTGGAGAAGACGGCcatagaacaagcaacagacaacGCGATCCTTGACCAGCTCGGGAAG TTGGTCGAGGTCGACGTCCCTCGTGCCTTGTTTCAAGAGCAAGGGCAGCAGCTTTATGGAGCCAAGCTTCTGCAGCTTCAG GCGGAAAGGAAGCTGGATAAAGACCAGCTAGCTTCGTTATCAACCAAGAGGTCAGTGCAGGCGTACCTAGAAGATGAGAAGGAGAACATTACAAGAATCATTAAACAGATGCTGGCCGTTGGCGATATTTTCAAATCCGAGAACTTACAG TACTCGACTGATCAGCTCGTCAAGGAAGTTGAGAACTCCATAGCGGAGTTCAAACAGTACAaccaagactatgatgaggacaaCATCAGGCAGCAG GTCCAGGATGTCCTAGAGGCGGCGAAGGTGCTTGAATGGCTCAAGGAGAACTGCTCGGTCGAGTATATCAGGCGATGA
- the LOC100282736 gene encoding GAST1 protein precursor: MASRNKAAALLLCFLFLAAVAASAAEMIAGSGIGDGEGEELDKGGGGGGGHHKHEGYKNKDGKGNLKPSQCGGECRRRCSKTHHKKPCLFFCNKCCAKCLCVPPGTYGNKETCPCYNNWKTKKGGPKCP, translated from the exons ATGGCCAGCAGGAACAAGGCGGCGGCGCTGCTCCTCTGCTTCCTGTTCCTGGCCGCGGTCGCCGCCTCCGCCGCCGAG ATGATCGCCGGCAGTGGGATCGGCGACGGCGAAGGTGAAGAGCTggacaagggcggcggcggcggcggcggccaccaCAAGCACGAG GGCTACAAGAACAAGGATGGCAAGGGAAACCTGAAGCCCTCTC AGTGCGGCGGGGAGTGCCGGCGGCGGTGCTCCAAGACGCACCACAAGAAGCCGTGCCTCTTCTTCTGCAACAAGTGCTGCGCCAAGTGCCTGTGCGTGCCGCCTGGCACCTACGGCAACAAGGAGACCTGCCCCTGCTACAACAACTGGAAGACCAAGAAAGGAGGGCCCAAGTGCCCGTGA